The following coding sequences lie in one Trichoderma breve strain T069 chromosome 1, whole genome shotgun sequence genomic window:
- a CDS encoding carboxylesterase family domain-containing protein, which translates to MKAAVLTAITAGLLPFVGAAPPSPLTARAKNDIVEVEIPSGIIIGSVGQTVDTFNGIPYGDAPIGDLRFRPPQKLSRYLGDFDATRVPLSCSQGPLVTLGGPSVSEDCLTINVQRPKGVQEGDDLPVLFWIYGGGFLGGSTAGFDGTKLIDTGVLLGKPFIFVAVNYRVAGWGFMPGKQILEEGSGNAGLLDQRMGLEWVADNIRAFGGDPDKVTIWGESAGAISVFDQLVLFDGDATYNGNPLFRGAIMNSGSATPTDPLDSDKGQAIYDAVAEAAGCTGDTSLDCLRSLDNDEFTVAANSVPGIFSYSSLALSYLPRPDGQALSDSPDALQRAGKFHHVPMIIGTQEDEGTLFSLTQRNMSSTQQIVDYLSEYYFHNANQDQITDLVQTYSPFPKDGSPYGTGDFELYPGKKRLASILGDIVFNLIRRITLQVFSEVAPDVPTWSYFSSYKDILLSFLFGTYHGSDVGVLFSGENSNYATFSGRVYYINFLYNLDPNVGTRPGLFWPQWKEGKKLLEFKGIANGLKDDTYRNASYNFLVNNIEDLRF; encoded by the exons ATGAAGGCAGCCGTCCTCACAGCCATTACGGCTGGTCTGCTGCCCTTTGTCGGAGCTGCACCGCCTTCTCCTTTGACTGCAAGGGCAAAGAATGACattgtcgaggttgagattCCATCTGGTATCATCATTGGTTCGGTGGGCCAGACTGTCGACACGTTCAATGGAATCCCTTATGGTGATGCCCCAATTGGAGATTTGCGATTCAGACCACCACAGAAGCTCTCGAGATACCTTGGAGATTTCGATGCCACCAGAGTCCCATTGTCATGCTCTCAGGGACCCCTTGTCACTCTGGGAGGTCCCAGTGTCTCCGAG GATTGCTTGACCATCAATGTTCAGCGGCCCAAAGGCGTCCAGGAGGGCGATGATCTCCCTGTGCTGTTCTGGATCTATGGCGGTGGCTTTCTAGGCGGAAGCACTGCTGGTTTTGACGGCACCAAGTTGATTGACACTGGTGTGCTTCTTGGCAAGCCATTCATCTTTGTGGCAGTCAACTATCGCGTCGCTGGATGGGGGTTCATGCCGGGAAAGCAGATTCTGGAAGAGGGCAGCGGCAATGCCGGGCTCCTTGATCAACGGATGGGCCTTGAATGGGTTGCCGATAACATCAGGGCCTTTGGAGGCGATCCAGACAAGGTCACCATCTGGGGCGAATCTGCTGGCGCCATCTCCGTGTTTGACCAGCTTGTCCTCTTTGATGGCGACGCCACGTATAATGGCAATCCGCTGTTCCGGGGCGCCATTATGAACTCTGGTTCGGCGACTCCTACGGATCCCTTGGACAGTGACAAGGGCCAGGCCATCTATGATGCCGTTGCAGAAGCCGCCGGGTGTACAGGCGATACCTCCCTGGACTGCCTTCGTAGTTTGGACAACGATGAATTTACTGTTGCCGCCAATTCTGTGCCCGGCATCTTCTCTTACAGCTCACTTGCTCTCTCATATCTTCCCAGACCAGACGGTCAAGCCTTGTCAGATAGTCCTGATGCACTTCAGAGAGCTGGAAAATTCCACCATGTGCCCATGATAATCGGAACTCAGGAAGACGAGGGAACGCTCTTCAGTCTTACCCAAAGGAACATGAGCTCAACCCAACAGATTGTCGACTATCTATCCGAGTACTACTTCCACAACGCCAACCAAGACCAAATCACCGACCTCGTTCAAACCTACAGCCCCTTTCCCAAGGATGGAAGCCCGTATGGCACCGGGGATTTCGAGCTGTATCCCGGCAAGAAGAGGCTCGCGTCCATCCTCGGCGACATTGTCTTTAATCTCATTCGTCGAATTACGTTGCAGGTGTTTTCGGAAGTTGCGCCAGATGTGCCTACATGGTCGTACTTTTCGTCGTACAAGGACATACTGCTTTCGTTTCTCTTTGGAACCTATCATGGATCAGATGTTGGCGTCTTGTTTTCGGGCGAGAATAGCAACTACGCGACGTTTAGTGGCCGGGTGTACTATATCAACTTTTTGTATAATTTGGATCCAAATGTCGGTACGAGACCGGGCTTGTTTTGGCCGCAGTGgaaggaggggaagaagtTGTTGGAGTTTAAGGGGATTGCCAACGGGCTGAAGGATGATACTTATCGGAACGCGAGCTACAACTTTTTGGTTAACAACATTGAGGACTTGAGGTTCTAA
- a CDS encoding major facilitator superfamily domain-containing protein, whose product MAVQSLPAVIDIDEVLPGTRCVFIDESASSTSANGLLQKHDGIVLVPQPTQSPNDPLNWSLWRKIWHTALVCFAVALTAATSNVAGSASTGVNEEYGISYDVFNTGAGVLFLAIGYWTLLSSPAVHLYGRRILYLVGATWGLIGNIWFGRLKTSSDAIWTQLFVGASESVAEAVVQLSLLDIWFEHQNGTSMGLYTLATSVGTYLGPLVGGYVADSNLGWRWIGYLGAIMSGFNFVLFYFGLEETAFPRERYQRDRLENRAATSSSPNGDEKTASGPPTVADVNTGASDEEAAANPRDVDEFSLNYTRPKSYWQRIALITPAPNLRGVGARQYVGRLWHTLRIFTFPAVWFAGLQWGMQNIALSFYLTIEEDYWTDDPWDYGDVAVSNMNIPCLIGSIIGCFYGGYLSDLFVLWASRRNRGIQEAEFRLYLMFLCVIIFPTGMWLFGIGSAKGWSWPVPYVGLGFIGFGYGCAGDLSLTYLADCYPDMVLEGMVGVAVINNTLAMIFTFVASYWLDTGVQDTFIELGVLGFVILMLSLPMIIWGKRARRWTKQRYLNFLEIRDGMGH is encoded by the coding sequence ATGGCCGTTCAGTCCCTCCCAGCTGTCATCGACATCGACGAAGTGCTCCCGGGCACGCGATGCGTCTTCATCGATGAGtccgccagcagcacctcTGCCAATggcctgctgcagaagcacGACGGCATTGTGCTCGTCCCCCAGCCAACCCAGTCGCCCAACGATCCCCTCAACTGGAGCCTGTGGCGCAAGATCTGGCACACTGCTCTCGTGTGTTTTGCCGTTGCCTTGACTGCGGCCACGTCCAACGTTGCGGGATCTGCTAGCACGGGTGTGAACGAAGAGTACGGCATTAGTTATGATGTCTTCAACACTGGTGCTGGCGTTCTCTTCCTTGCTATTGGCTACTGGACCTTGCTCAGCTCGCCCGCTGTCCATCTTTACGGACGACGAATCCTCTACCTCGTCGGCGCAACCTGGGGCCTGATTGGCAACATCTGGTTTGGACGACTCAAAACCTCGTCCGACGCCATCTGGACGCAGCTCTTTGTCGGAGCGTCCGAGTCAGTCGCAGAGGCCGTGGTGCAGCTCTCCCTGCTCGACATTTGGTTCGAGCACCAGAACGGCACCTCGATGGGTTTGTACACCTTGGCCACCTCTGTGGGAACGTACCTTGGCCCGTTGGTTGGTGGCTACGTCGCCGACAGCAACCTTGGATGGCGCTGGATTGGCTAcctcggcgccatcatgtcGGGCTTCAACTTTGTCCTCTTCTACTTTGGTCTGGAAGAGACGGCGTTCCCACGTGAGCGCTACCAGCGAGATCGACTCGAGAATCGCGCTGCcacatcctcctcccccaacggcgacgagaagacGGCTAGCGGCCCCCCAACTGTCGCTGATGTCAACACGGGTGCATCAGACGAAGAGGCCGCGGCCAACCCCCGCGACGTCGACGAATTCTCCCTCAACTACACACGCCCCAAGTCTTACTGGCAGCGAATTGCCCTCATCACCCCCGCCCCGAACCTGCGCGGCGTCGGAGCCAGGCAGTATGTCGGCCGTCTGTGGCACACGCTGCGTATCTTTACCTTTCCCGCTGTCTGGTTCGCCGGCCTGCAGTGGGGCATGCAAAACATTGCCTTGTCCTTTTATCTCACCATTGAGGAGGACTACTGGACAGACGATCCCTGGGACTATGGCGATGTCGCCGTGAGCAACATGAACATTCCGTGTCTCATTGGCAGCATCATTGGCTGTTTCTACGGTGGCTACCTGAGCGACTTGTTTGTTCTCTGGGCCAGCCGACGCAACAGGGGTATCCAAGAGGCCGAGTTTCGCCTGTACCTCATGTTCCTCtgcgtcatcatcttccccaCCGGCATGTGGCTCTTTGGCATCGGATCGGCCAAGGGTTGGAGCTGGCCCGTTCCCTACGTCGGCCTCGGCTTCATTGGCTTTGGCTACGGCTGTGCCGGCGATCTTAGTCTGACCTACCTTGCCGACTGCTATCCGGATATGGTCCTCGAGGGCATGGTGGGAgttgccgtcatcaacaacacGCTGGCCATGATTTTCACCTTTGTGGCGAGCTACTGGCTCGACACGGGCGTCCAGGACACGTTTATCGAGCTTGGCGTCTTGGGATTCGTCATTTTGATGTTGTCTCTGCCCATGATTATTTGGGGGAAGCGCGCGCGGCGCTGGACCAAGCAGAGATATCTCAACTTTTTGGAGATTCGCGACGGAATGGGACACTGA
- a CDS encoding amino-transferase class IV domain-containing protein codes for MASMDAVFAAYKKRRAALEASNNPFANGVAWIAGELSPLAEARIPIVDQGFLHGDMCYDVPSVWDGKFFRLDDHITRFDASCAKLRLKLPVPREELKSILFDMVAKSGMRDAYVELIVTRGFKGVREAKPEDIVNNLYVILLPYVWLMDPDMQYTGGSAIVARTVRRTPPGAMDPTIKNLQWGDMVRGMYEARDRGASYPFLTDGDSNLTEGSGYNIVFVKNGAIYTPDRGVLHGITRKTVMEVARANGIDVHVEVVPVEMAYTCDEIFMCTTAGGVLPITVLDGQPVKDGKVGPITKTIWDSYWAIHDDAAYTTEVNYLAN; via the coding sequence ATGGCTTCTATGGACGCCGTCTTCGCCGCCTACAAAAAGCGACGGGCCGCTCTGGAAGCAAGCAACAACCCCTTCGCCAACGGTGTCGCCTGGATCGCAGGCGAGCTTTCGCCACTAGCAGAGGCACGGATCCCAATTGTTGACCAGGGCTTCCTTCATGGCGACATGTGCTACGATGTCCCGTCGGTATGGGATGGGAAATTCTTTCGCTTGGACGATCACATTACGCGATTCGACGCCAGCTGTGCAAAGCTCAGACTAAAGCTGCCGGTTCCGAGAGAAGAGCTCAAGAGCATCTTATTCGACATGGTCGCAAAGAGCGGGATGCGAGATGCCTACGTCGAACTAATCGTCACACGCGGGTTCAAGGGCGTTCGAGAGGCCAAGCCAGAGGACATTGTCAACAACTTGTACGTTATACTGTTGCCATACGTCTGGCTCATGGACCCAGACATGCAATACACCGGCGGCAGCGCCATCGTTGCACGGACGGTTCGACGGACTCCCCCCGGGGCCATGGACCCCACCATCAAGAACCTGCAATGGGGCGACATGGTGCGCGGAATGTACGAGGCCAGGGACCGTGGAGCCAGCTATCCGTTCCTTACGGATGGAGACTCCAACCTGACTGAGGGCTCCGGATACAACATTGTCTTTGTTAAGAACGGCGCCATCTACACGCCCGATAGGGGAGTGTTGCACGGCATCACACGCAAGACCGTCATGGAAGTCGCTCGTGCCAATGGGATCGATGTTCACGTCGAGGTGGTGCCCGTAGAGATGGCGTACACGTGCGATGAGATATTCATGTGCACCACGGCTGGCGGTGTCTTGCCAATAACGGTTCTCGATGGACAGCCCGTCAAGGATGGCAAAGTTGGACCGATAACGAAGACGATTTGGGATAGTTACTGGGCGATTCACGATGATGCTGCGTATACGACCGAGGTCAATTACCTGGCGAACTGA
- a CDS encoding GMC oxidoreductase domain-containing protein: MWPFGSSYPERTPEDVDGKIYDYVIVGGGAAGCVLASRLSEDPAVSVLLLEKGFVKDNLFSRIPLLSQNPMMSGLQVVKHLSQMPSALNRKLSLFWAEALGGSTRINAMLLTRGPPGNYNEWSQDLGLKDWGWESVEPYFRKSENAIGHPDAEYRGHHGPVETRQPAYPFSFHPYVEIAARRLGLPVHDDCNDPDASAQGYFRLDQAIDSNGRRISAYQAWLSKETAIARASHLTVCTGVTVSRLDIDTKSRKVIGVQIRRRGQTDKRECYVQARREIVLCAGAIGTPQILMRSGIGPKDHLQQLGIPIVQESSAVGNNLMDHVAVPVMSRVPTRDTIHSLYNPFVFIWQFILWLFFGRGLLSTSSTSSTIFARTTAIDDATMQPQNAPDIEVMIIPVESYFDVYITEHSLLTWLCTLVQPFSRGNIRLTTTNPEHPPEITHPLLRDERDFQPMRKAIRFALRLGFTKLLPKQQRMMGGTTELPEWQDISDEAIDDYTKRAYQSALHYSCTCRMSLDASDGVVDQKLRVFGIEGLRIADASVFPKIPSAHTMAPTMMVAERCADFIKETWREK; encoded by the exons ATGTGGCCCTTTGGTAGCTCCTATCCAGAGCGCACGCCCGAGGATGTAGACGGGAAGATATACGACTATGTGATTGTCGGAG GTGGCGCCGCTGGCTGTGTCTTGGCCTCGCGCCTCTCTGAGGATCCGGCAGTATCTGTGCTGCTCCTTGAAAAGGGCTTTGTCAAAGACAATCTCTTTAGTCGCATCCCGCTGCTCTCCCAGAATCCCATGATGTCTGGGTTGCAGGTCGTCAAGCATTTGAGTCAGATGCCCTCGGCATTGAACCGAAAGTTATCTCTCTTCTGGGCAGAGGCGCTTGGAGGCTCAACTCGCATCAACGCCATGCTGCTGACTCGAGGCCCACCTGGCAACTACAATGAGTGGTCGCAGGATTTGGGCTTAAAAGATTGGGGCTGGGAGAGCGTAGAGCCTTACTTTCGCAAGAGCGAAAACGCCATCGGCCATCCAGATGCCGAATatcgaggccatcatggACCAGTCGAAACCCGCCAGCCTGCCTATCCATTCTCTTTTCATCCCTACGTTGAGATAGCCGCCCGCAGACTCGGGCTTCCTGTCCATGACGACTGTAACGACCCAGATGCGAGCGCGCAGGGCTACTTTCGCCTAGACCAGGCCATTGATAGCAACGGGAGACGCATCTCTGCGTACCAGGCATGGCTTAGCAAAGAGACTGCTATCGCTCGAGCATCACACCTTACTGTGTGCACCGGCGTAACGGTTTCAAGACTTGATATCGATACAAAGTCTCGCAAGGTCATTGGCGTCCAAATTCGGCGCAGAGGGCAGACAGACAAGCGTGAGTGCTATGTTCAGGCACGACGAGAAATCGTGCTCTGCGCCGGGGCAATCGGTACTCCACAGATCCTGATGAGAAG CGGCATCGGACCCAAAgatcatcttcaacaactTGGGATTCCCATCGTTCAAGAGTCATCCGCTGTAGGCAACAATCTGATGGATCATGTCGCTGTGCCCGTCATGTCGCGCGTTCCAACTCGAGATACTATTCACAGCCTTTATAATCCGTTTGTATTTATCTGGCAGTTTATTCTCTGGTTGTTTTTCGGTCGTGGTCTCTtatcaacctcttcaacaagTTCCACCATCTTTGCTCGTACGACTGCCATTGACGATGCAACTATGCAG CCGCAGAACGCGCCGGATATTGAGGTTATGATCATTCCCGTTGAAAGCTACTTTGACGTCTACATCACGGAGCATTCACTCTTGACATGGCTATGTACATTGGTGCAGCCTTTCAGCAGAGGCAACATCAGGCTTACCACCACAAATCCCGAGCACCCTCCTGAAATCACTCACCCTCTTCTTagagacgagagagattTCCAACCGATGCGAAAGGCCATTCGCTTCGCGCTGCG ACTAGGATTCACGAAGCTACTGCCAAAGCAACAGAGGATGATGGGTGGCACAACTGAGCTTCCAGAGTGGCAGGACATATCAGATGAGGCCATCGACGACTATACCAAACGTGCTTACCAGAGCGCTTTGCACTACTCCTGTACTTGTCGCATGTCGCTCGACGCATCGGACGGTGTTGTAGACCAGAAACTGCGTGTTTTTGGCATCGAAGGGCTTCGTATTGCCGATGCCAGTGTCTTTCCCAAGATTCCCAGTGCGCACACAATGGCGCCGACAATGATGGTGGCCGAGAGATGTGCCGATTTCATCAAGGAGACATGGCGTGAGAAGTAG
- a CDS encoding ankyrin repeats (many copies) domain-containing protein, whose translation MGRRDRFKERFSRVFGSGTSSGTDTADTNGHQLHRQQVESREPNEPPDGTDGVNKSPENFRGRQILDTPIRELWNMAYEKLGEQDGALIADYEAKLTESKMEEVNKDELKPGSGNFRTQAKGAMQLVLNIVNSANDYISNAASSNPYTSIAWTGVSFLLPLLTNMSEEKTTLAKGLEYVASLIVQSQMREELYVECYESGTHNHDRFRQSHTQYRTALEELYIHILRFQVTACCHYAKSSALRHALDAVKWKDWDLLIDEIREHERNFAAAEVTWRDIQRYEEHLTTIDTFSQMNAKLSALEDREFADLLKWLCDVDPSSIYNTGLDRREAGTCEWLIKNSEEFKTWETSDGSLLWLHGKAGSGKSILSSSVIKHLRDKYVSEPSTVVSYFYFSFSDPEKQKVDVMLASLTKQICSRQTQRSQLTARLRQYKLNGQRPDTETLEAVLIASASEFANVYIVIDALDECPLLNEQRAKLLKSLRRILAIAPSKFHFFFTSRKEPDIDDKIRPILSSTDKNEIDLLARQQTINRDINHYIDSQLNGDEYKSWPQSVKEEARESLVGKADCIVSRFQYVRLQLEALQSLSSESDIREALLNLPIGLDATYNRVLESIPPTFQERVIHSLKWLAFSKRVLHIEELAEIFTIRQHNNTITFNETERPFTPADILKYFSGLVIAQEDRFSEYEETSTQVRLVHFSLKEYLISERIQQGPSKAFSFIELDAELSIVRSCLAYLNHLNNWLASYTSPSLNGDVVNKSNPLARYAAHYWMTHLEGIQRVSWSPEIESDAMSALAVHSRSLLTLLIKSGANKYVTSEELDEALQQMACIGSIDMMQVFLEAGADINAQCGTYGSALQAAAAEGHLDAIKFLVNRGADVNNSSKKGECLLTCMPEESNEQLQFLLESGANINMQNKHGGTALHKAIMHGHDANVDLLLRRGADVNVLANDGTPLQIACSTRLSYSSDRMTLRKVPLYVKRLLQCNADPNLRNGDGITALEIACDNEVLFPNYRVAMEIIQLLVENGTIEEGTIIQGFVVNEDDRDDWDWMQEGQWGEGRPVRKSAVEVLKLLLENGARIDEPPALHTACIWRDKERVRWLLDQGADVNAKSDSHGTPLHAVLTHTIYGGQVTPFFGGAFSSNQEISEETVPIIQLLINEGAQVNQVGGEHGTALQAACYNDALNLEVVRCLLEHGADVNAKGEEYETALIATCATRREVDLVRLLLEHGADANAEGGEYGTALASACKRGAPELVRLLIEYGANIHQRDYAAWDAAARIPLYPFETPKLPQNWDGIEMLELLFEVTDTNHRRGGLAAALNATIEMCDLRKEIPKRRWHERIYWLLEHGADVNAKGGKYGFALQTACVREPELLDLRDIDANSFITKFLLEQCPNINVNIQGGIFGSALQAAAFSGQTESVRLLLDRGADVDARGGKCGSALNAAIFRGYWDIVEILLQRGATPDYCLQQQPDEEWLQRVREKWSEEMEEGWRKRVREVDCRCAIARYRKFWEVESGSATGTK comes from the exons atgggCCGCAGAGATCGGTTCAAGGAGCGCTTCTCCAGGGTTTTTGGCAGTGGAACTAGCAGTGGAACTGACACCGCAGATACGAATGGACATCAATTACACCGACAGCAGGTTGAGAGTAGGGAACCTAATGAACCACCAGACGGTACGGATGGGGTAAACAAATCGCCCGAAAACTTCAGGGGTCGCCAAATTCTGGATACACCAATTCGAGAGCTGTGGAACATGGCATACGAGAAGCTCGGAGAGCAGGATGGTGCACTCATCGCAGACTATGAAGCCAAGCTCACTG AAAGCAAAATGGAAGAAGTCAACAAAGATGAGTTGAAACCCGGATCAGGAAACTTTAGAACTCAAGCAAAAGGCGCTATGCAGCTTGTATTGAACATTGTCAATTCAGCCAACGACTACATCAGCAACGCCGCAAGCTCTAACCCCTATACCTCAATTGCTTGGACTGGAGTCAGCTTTCTTCTGCCA CTTCTCACGAATATGTCGGAAGAGAAGACTACCCTAGCGAAAGGGTTAGAGTATGTCGCTTCTCTTATTGTGCAAAGCCAAATGAGAGAAGAACTTTATGTCGAATGCTATGAGTCTGGAACACACAATCATGATAGATTCCGGCAGTCTCACACTCAGTACAGGACTGCCTTAGAAGAGCTCTATATACACATTCTGAGATTCCAGGTTACGGCTTGTTGTCACTACGCAAAAAGCTCTGCTCTCCGTCACGCTCTTGATGCTGTGAAATGGAAAGACTGGGATTTACTGATTGACGAGATTCGCGAACATGAGCGCAATtttgctgccgccgaagTAACATGGCGTGACATACAGCGCTATGAGGAGCATTTGACAACAATAGACACGTTCTCACAGATGAATGCAAAACTTTCCGCTTTAGAAGATCGCGAGTTTGCTGATCTGCTAAAATGGCTATGCGATGTTGACCCCTCTTCAATATACAATACAGGGCTTGATAGACGAGAGGCCGGCACGTGTGAATGGTTGATCAAGAATAGTGAGGAATTCAAGACTTGGGAGACGAGTGACGGGTCATTGTTATGGCTCCATGGCAAGG CCGGGTCCGGGAAATCGATATTGAGTTCTTCTGTCATTAAACACCTTCGAGATAAATATGTATCGGAACCGTCGACTGTGGTATCATACTTCTACTTTAGCTTCAGCGACCCGGAGAAACAAAAGGTTGATGTCATGCTCGCATCCCTCACTAAGCAAATCTGCTCTCGACAGACTCAGAGGTCACAATTAACCGCACGCCTCCGACAGTACAAACTCAACGGCCAACGCCCAGATACCGAGACGCTTGAGGCAGTGTTAATTGCATCCGCATCAGAATTCGCTAATGTGTATATCGTTattgatgctcttgatgagTGCCCACTACTTAATGAGCAACGGGCAAAGCTGCTCAAGAGTTTACGGCGTATACTTGCAATTGCACCTAGCAAATTCCACTTTTTCTTCACAAGCCGGAAAGAACCAGATATCGACGATAAAATACGCCCCATCTTATCCTCAACAGATAAGAACGAAATTGACTTATTAGCTCGCCAGCAGACAATCAACAGGGATATCAATCACTACATTGACTCTCAGCTTAACGGTGATGAGTATAAATCTTGGCCGCAGAGCGTAAAggaagaagcgagagaatCACTCGTAGGGAAAGCTGACTGCAT TGTATCAAGGTTCCAATATGTCCGGCTTCAGTTAGAAGCACTCCAGAGTCTCTCATCCGAATCTGACATACGAGAGGCGCTTCTGAATCTCCCCATTGGACTTGACGCTACTTATAATAGAGTTCTAGAGAGTATCCCACCAACTTTCCAAGAACGAGTCATACACTCACTTAAATGGCTCGCCTTTTCGAAAAGAGTCTTGCACATCGAAGAACTCGCCGAGATATTCACTATCCGCCAGcataataatactattacCTTCAATGAGACAGAACGCCCTTTCACTCCTGCAGACATTCTGAAGTACTTCTCCGGTCTAGTTATCGCCCAAGAGGACAGGTTTTCTGAGTATGAGGAAACCAGCACTCAAGTCCGGCTTGTCCATTTCTCTCTGAAAGAGTATTTAATTTCCGAGAGAATTCAGCAAGGCCCTAGCAAGGCCTTCTCATTTATAGAGCTTGATGCTGAGCTTTCTATTGTGCGGTCATGCCTTGCCTATCTGAATCATTTGAACAACTGGCTTGCGAGTTACACTTCACCTTCTCTCAATGGCGACGTCGTGAACAAATCAAATCCCTTGGCGAGATACGCAGCACATTACTGGATGACCCACCTGGAGGGGATTCAACGAGTGTCATGGTCACCTGAGATCGAAAGTGACGCGATGAGTGCACTGGCTGTTCATAGCCGAAGTCTACTCACCCTACTCATC AAGTCCGGTGCCAATAAGTACGTTACGTctgaagagctggatgaaGCACTGCAGCAAATGGCCTGTATAGGATCGATAGATATGATGCAGGTTTTTCTCGAAGCAGGCGCAGATATCAATGCGCAATGTGGTACATATGGCTCGGCTCTGCAAGCAGCTGCGGCAGAGGGACATTTGGATGCGATCAAGTTTCTTGTGAACCGCGGAGCCGATGTCAACAATTCTTCGAAAAAGGGCGAATGTTTGCTCACATGCATGCCTGAGGAGTCAAACGAGCAACTGCAGTTTCTCCTTGAGAGTGGTGCTAATATAAACATGCAAAACAAGCACGGTGGGACAGCACTTCACAAGGCTATAATGCACGGTCACGATGCAAATGTTGATCTACTATTAAGAAGAGGCGCCGATGTAAATGTTTTAGCCAATGATGGCACGCCACTCCAGATTGCGTGTTCAACTCGACTATCATATTCCTCCGACAGGATGACACTGAGGAAAGTACCGCTATACGTGAAGAGGCTGTTGCAGTGCAATGCGGATCCGAACCTTCGGAATGGAGATGGGATCACAGCGCTAGAGATTGCGTGCGATAACGAAGTCCTATTCCCCAACTACCGAGTGGCAATGGAGATAATACAACTTCTAGTCGAAAACGGAACAATTGAAGAGGGGACTATTATACAGGGCTTTGTTGTTAATGAGGACGATCGCGATgattgggattggatgcAGGAGGGACAATGGGGAGAAGGGCGTCCTGTAAGGAAGTCAGCAGTCGAGGTgttgaagctgcttcttgagaatGGCGCCAGGATCGACGAGCCTCCAGCTTTACACACGGCCTGCATatggagagacaaagaaagggTTCGTTGGCTACTGGACCAAGGCGCTGACGTGAACGCGAAGAGCGATTCGCATGGCACACCACTGCATGCTGTTTTGACTCACACTATATATGGTGGCCAAGTAACGCCATTCTTTGGAGGTGCCTTCAGTTCGAATCAGGAAATAAGTGAAGAGACTGTGCCGATTATACAGTTGCTCATAAACGAAGGGGCCCAGGTTAACCAAGTCGGTGGAGAACATGGCACTGCTCTCCAGGCTGCCTGCTACAACGACGCGCTCAATTTGGAGGTAGTCCGTTGTCTGCTCGAACATGGCGCTGATGTGAATGCAAAAGGGGAGGAATATGAAACAGCACTTATAGCTACATGTGCAACTCGTAGAGAAGTAGACTTGGTTCGGCTACTCCTCGAACACGGCGCTGATGCTAATGCGGAGGGGGGAGAATATGGAACAGCTCTTGCAAGCGCCTGCAAAAGAGGAGCCCCTGAGTTGGTGCGACTGTTGATTGAATACGGAGCAAATATCCACCAGCGGGACTATGCGGCCTGGGACGCGGCCGCTCGGATACCACTATATCCTTTCGAAACGCCGAAACTTCCACAGAATTGGGATGGCATCGAGATGCTGGAACTTCTGTTTGAAGTAACTGATACCAATCACCGGCGTGGGGGGCTCGCCGCTGCTCTAAATGCCACAATAGAGATGTGTGATCTACGAAAAGAGATACCAAAGCGGAGATGGCACGAAAGAATCTACTGGCTACTTGAACATGGCGCCGATGTCAATGCCAAGGGTGGCAAATATGGCTTCGCACTTCAGACGGCATGTGTGAGAGAACccgagcttcttgatctcAGGGATATCGATGCCAACTCCTTCATAACAAAATTCCTTCTCGAGCAGTGCCCAAATATCAATGTCAACATACAAGGAGGTATCTTCGGGTCAGCTCTCCAGGCAGCGGCTTTCTCAGGCCAGACGGAGTCAGTTAGGCTGCTATTGGATAGAGGGGCCGATGTTGACGCACGCGGTGGGAAATGCGGCAGTGCGTTGAACGCGGCAATCTTTCGCGGCTATTGGGATATTGTTGagattcttcttcaaaggGGGGCTACACCGGATTATtgtttgcagcagcagcctgacGAAGAGTGGCTTCAACGTGTTAGAGAGAAGTGGTCagaagaaatggaagagggGTGGCGTAAACGTGTTCGAGAAGTGGATTGCCGATGTGCTATTGCGAGATATAGAAAGTTTTGGGAGGTTGAGAGTGGCTCTGCAACTGGGACTAAATAA